In one Rhodococcus sp. B50 genomic region, the following are encoded:
- a CDS encoding oxidoreductase: MTDPLQPLVDLPGVRDAADRARDALAEVHRHRTNRRGWANTAAEASVRAARASASIDGGSTELPQPGENGDPVLAGALRVAQVLDGDALGNMVATWRRAPLQALARLHLLAAADLVEDAEELGRPRAEPGVAERLDALAQLVTGGTNAPAPVLAAVVHGELSVLKPFGVADGVVARAASRLVCVASGLDTHNLGVPEVHWMRRLQAYRDGVAGFGAGTAEGVGGWVLFCCGSLEAGAREATSIAEAFAG; the protein is encoded by the coding sequence GTGACCGACCCTCTTCAGCCTCTCGTCGACCTTCCGGGTGTGCGCGACGCGGCCGACCGTGCCCGCGACGCGCTTGCGGAGGTGCACCGACATCGGACCAACCGGCGCGGATGGGCGAACACCGCCGCGGAGGCGTCGGTGCGGGCCGCACGCGCCTCGGCGTCGATCGACGGTGGGTCGACGGAACTTCCGCAACCGGGGGAGAACGGAGATCCGGTCCTGGCCGGAGCGCTCCGGGTGGCGCAGGTGCTCGACGGCGATGCGCTCGGCAACATGGTCGCGACCTGGCGGCGTGCTCCGCTGCAGGCGCTCGCCCGCCTCCACTTGCTCGCCGCCGCCGATCTGGTGGAGGACGCGGAGGAACTGGGGCGTCCGCGCGCGGAACCGGGTGTCGCCGAGCGTCTCGACGCGCTCGCGCAACTCGTCACCGGCGGGACGAACGCCCCGGCGCCGGTTCTCGCGGCGGTCGTGCACGGCGAACTGTCCGTCCTGAAGCCTTTCGGTGTCGCCGACGGTGTCGTGGCGCGGGCAGCCTCCCGGCTGGTGTGCGTCGCGTCCGGACTCGACACGCACAATCTCGGCGTGCCCGAGGTGCACTGGATGCGCCGCCTGCAGGCCTACCGCGACGGTGTCGCCGGATTCGGGGCGGGAACCGCGGAGGGTGTGGGCGGCTGGGTGCTGTTCTGCTGCGGGTCGCTCGAGGCCGGGGCCCGTGAGGCCACGTCGATCGCGGAGGCCTTCGCCGGTTGA
- a CDS encoding HAD family hydrolase gives MIVTDTSVNPSRPAPSSGGSPDAARIAAFFDLDKTVIAKSSVLAFTRPFFEEGLLSRRAVLQSTYAQLLYLLSAADQARVDRMREHIAHMCKGWDVEQVGSIVEKTLQDVVTPLVYAEAKDLIADHRARGHDVIIVSASGQEVVTPIARTLGASHSTGSRMRIADGRYAGELEFYCFGEAKAVAIRELADRYGYDLSRSYAYSDSATDLPMLLEVGYPRAVNPDRPLRRAATENGWPILTFARPVPLGRRARPSPRALATLAATLGATALILGATRRLAKHRMR, from the coding sequence GTGATCGTGACCGATACGTCCGTGAATCCGTCCCGACCGGCCCCGTCGTCCGGGGGCTCACCGGATGCGGCTCGCATCGCAGCGTTCTTCGATCTCGACAAGACCGTCATCGCCAAGTCGAGCGTGCTGGCCTTCACCCGCCCGTTCTTCGAGGAGGGTCTTCTCAGTCGCCGTGCCGTACTGCAGAGCACCTACGCCCAGCTGCTCTACCTGCTCTCGGCGGCGGATCAGGCCCGGGTGGACCGGATGCGCGAACATATCGCACACATGTGCAAGGGCTGGGACGTCGAGCAGGTCGGATCGATCGTCGAAAAGACTCTGCAAGACGTCGTGACACCGCTCGTCTACGCGGAGGCGAAGGATCTGATCGCCGACCACCGCGCCCGTGGTCACGACGTGATCATCGTGTCGGCGTCGGGTCAGGAAGTGGTGACGCCGATCGCGCGGACACTCGGTGCCTCCCACAGCACGGGGAGCCGGATGCGGATCGCCGACGGCCGGTACGCCGGCGAGCTCGAGTTCTACTGCTTCGGGGAAGCGAAGGCGGTCGCGATCCGCGAGCTCGCCGATCGATACGGCTACGATCTCTCCCGCAGCTACGCGTACTCCGATTCGGCCACCGACCTGCCGATGTTGCTGGAGGTCGGTTATCCGCGCGCGGTCAACCCGGATCGTCCGTTGCGTCGGGCGGCCACCGAAAACGGTTGGCCCATTCTCACTTTCGCCCGTCCCGTGCCGCTCGGACGGCGCGCCCGCCCCTCGCCGCGCGCCCTGGCGACGCTCGCCGCCACCCTCGGCGCGACCGCACTGATACTGGGTGCCACTCGTCGCCTGGCCAAGCACCGGATGCGTTGA